Proteins encoded by one window of Xyrauchen texanus isolate HMW12.3.18 chromosome 24, RBS_HiC_50CHRs, whole genome shotgun sequence:
- the LOC127618081 gene encoding DNA-directed RNA polymerases I and III subunit RPAC1-like isoform X1, producing MAAPRSNVDEIRDRVILGEFGVKNVHSTDYPGNYPGYDDTWDFEKFKKNFRIDIVHSDENTLEFDMIGIDAAIANAFRRILLAEVPTMAIEKVFIYNNTSIIQDEILAHRLGLVPIKADPRLFEYRNAEDQEGTEIDTIQLQLKVKCTRNPRAPKDSSDPKELYLNHMVYSGDIKWVPVGNQADVFADAKIGPVHEDILLAQLRPGQELDIVMHCVKGIGKDHAKFSPVATASYRLLPEITLLQTIEGEKAERLKCCFSPGVIELENVNGKQVAKVVNVRLDTCSREVLRHDDLKNLVKLGRVRDHFIFSVESTGILPSEVLVSEAINVLIAKCQKFLAALDSTEVD from the exons ATGGCGGCGCCTCGAAGCAACGTGGATGAAATTCGTGATAGAGTAATATTGGGTGAATTTGGCGTAAAAAAT GTCCATTCTACAGATTATCCTGGAAATTACCCCGGCTACGATGACACATGGGACTTTGAAAAATTCAAAAAG AATTTCAGAATTGATATTGTTCATTCGGATGAGAACACGTTGGAGTTTGATATGATTGGAATAGACGCTGCCATCGCCAATGCTTTTCGCCGTATATTACTTGCCGAG GTCCCAACAATGGCAATTGAAAAAGTGTTCATTTACAACAACACATCCATTATTCAGGATGAGATCCTAGCCCATAGACTTGGTCTTGTGCCCATTAAAGCGGATCCTCGTCTTTTTGAGTACCGGAATGCAG AGGATCAGGAAGGCACAGAAATTGACACAATTCAGCTTCAGCTGAAGGTAAAATGCACTAGGAATCCTAGAGCCCCAAAAGACTCTTCAGATCCGAAGGAGTTGTATCTCAATCACATGG TCTACTCGGGTGACATAAAATGGGTCCCAGTTGGGAACCAGGCTGATGTGTTCGCAGATGCCAAAATTGGTCCTGTGCATGAGGATATTCTACTGGCACAGCTCCGCCCAGGGCAGGAACTTGATATAGTAATGCACTGTGTCAAAGGAATAG GTAAGGATCATGCCAAGTTTTCTCCAGTGGCCACTGCAAGTTACAGACTTCTTCctgaaatcacattattacagACCATTGAGGGAGAAAAGGCTGAGAGGTTAAAGTGCTGCTTCTCACCTGGAGTTATTGAACTGGAGAATGTCAATG GAAAGCAAGTGGCGAAGGTTGTCAACGTTCGTTTGGACACATGCAGCAGAGAAGTTCTCCGGCACGATGACTTAAAGAACTTGGTGAAACTTGGCAGAGTGCGGGATCATTTCATAT TCTCAGTTGAGTCTACGGGAATCCTGCCTTCTGAAGTCTTGGTTAGTGAGGCCATTAATGTGCTAATCGCTAAGTGCCAGAAATTTTTAGCAGCACTTGATTCAACAGAAGTGGACTAG
- the LOC127618081 gene encoding DNA-directed RNA polymerases I and III subunit RPAC1-like isoform X2, translating into MIGIDAAIANAFRRILLAEVPTMAIEKVFIYNNTSIIQDEILAHRLGLVPIKADPRLFEYRNAEDQEGTEIDTIQLQLKVKCTRNPRAPKDSSDPKELYLNHMVYSGDIKWVPVGNQADVFADAKIGPVHEDILLAQLRPGQELDIVMHCVKGIGKDHAKFSPVATASYRLLPEITLLQTIEGEKAERLKCCFSPGVIELENVNGKQVAKVVNVRLDTCSREVLRHDDLKNLVKLGRVRDHFIFSVESTGILPSEVLVSEAINVLIAKCQKFLAALDSTEVD; encoded by the exons ATGATTGGAATAGACGCTGCCATCGCCAATGCTTTTCGCCGTATATTACTTGCCGAG GTCCCAACAATGGCAATTGAAAAAGTGTTCATTTACAACAACACATCCATTATTCAGGATGAGATCCTAGCCCATAGACTTGGTCTTGTGCCCATTAAAGCGGATCCTCGTCTTTTTGAGTACCGGAATGCAG AGGATCAGGAAGGCACAGAAATTGACACAATTCAGCTTCAGCTGAAGGTAAAATGCACTAGGAATCCTAGAGCCCCAAAAGACTCTTCAGATCCGAAGGAGTTGTATCTCAATCACATGG TCTACTCGGGTGACATAAAATGGGTCCCAGTTGGGAACCAGGCTGATGTGTTCGCAGATGCCAAAATTGGTCCTGTGCATGAGGATATTCTACTGGCACAGCTCCGCCCAGGGCAGGAACTTGATATAGTAATGCACTGTGTCAAAGGAATAG GTAAGGATCATGCCAAGTTTTCTCCAGTGGCCACTGCAAGTTACAGACTTCTTCctgaaatcacattattacagACCATTGAGGGAGAAAAGGCTGAGAGGTTAAAGTGCTGCTTCTCACCTGGAGTTATTGAACTGGAGAATGTCAATG GAAAGCAAGTGGCGAAGGTTGTCAACGTTCGTTTGGACACATGCAGCAGAGAAGTTCTCCGGCACGATGACTTAAAGAACTTGGTGAAACTTGGCAGAGTGCGGGATCATTTCATAT TCTCAGTTGAGTCTACGGGAATCCTGCCTTCTGAAGTCTTGGTTAGTGAGGCCATTAATGTGCTAATCGCTAAGTGCCAGAAATTTTTAGCAGCACTTGATTCAACAGAAGTGGACTAG